Below is a window of Flavobacterium sp. CFS9 DNA.
AAAATATGGAATTAGTACCCATGGGAGTTGCCGGAGAATTGTTTGTTTCAGGAGCCGGAGTTTCAAGAGGGTATTTAAATCGTCCTGAACTTTCAAAAGAACGATTCATGACCAATCCATTCAATCCGGGAGAACGTCTATATAAAACCGGAGACGTTGCCAAACGACTTTCAAGCGGAGATATAGAATACTTGGGAAGAAACGATAAACAAATAAAAATCAGAGGATTCAGAATCGAGCTTGGAGAAGTAGAAGCCGCTTTAAACATCTGTCCGTATGCCAATCATGCCGCGGTTATTGTACACGAAGATCAGTTTTATTCTAAAGAATTAGTCGCATATGTAGTACTTAAAGACAATTATACACTGGAAGATTTTAAAGGATATCTTTTAGAAAGTCTTCCTAAATATATGGTGCCTACTTTGTGCATCCCTCTGGATGAAATGCCGCTTACCTCAAATGGAAAAGTAAATAAAAAAGCTTTACCAAAACTGGCATCACAAGGAACAGATGCCAGCGGTTATGTTGCGCCGCGCAATAATCATGAAGAGCAGCTGGTAACCATCTGGAAAGAAATTTTAGACAGAGAAAGAATAGGAGTTACCGATAATTTCTTCGAGTTTGGAGGACACAGTTTAAAACTCACAAGACTTATTACCCGATACCATAAAGAGTACGGAATCAAGTTGGAACTTAGAGATTTATTTGTCAATAAAACAATCGAGGAACATTGTCCACTATTGTTCGGTGCTTCTGCTGAAAGCAATGAAATCGAAAAAATTACCCCTGTTGCAAAACAAGCGAATTATCCACTTTCAAGCGGTCAGTATCGCATGTGGGTGTTGAGTCAGTCGGGAGAAAATAATACTTCCTATAATATGCCTGCGAACCTTACTTTGGAAGGATACGATATTCCGATTTTAAAGAAAGCCATTGATGCTGTTATCGAGCGTCATGAAACATTGCGTACCGTATTCAAAGAAGGAGAAAATGCTGAGGTCAGACAATGGATCATTACTCCTTCGGAAATTGACTTTACCATCCAGGAACAGGATTTCAGAGGAGAGGCAAATATTGAAAATGCTGTAGCAGATTATATACTGCAGGATACTTTACAGCCTTTTAACCTTGCAGAAGGACCTTTGTTAAGAATAGCATTACTGCAGGTGTCAGATCAGAAACATGTTTTTTATTATAACATGCATCACATTATCGGAGACGGAGTTTCCATAAACATCTTAAAGAGAGACGTACTGGCATTTTACAATGCATTCAAAAATAACACGGTGCCTTCGCTTCCGGTTCTGTCTATCCAGTACAAAGATTTTGCGGTATGGCAAAAGCAGCAGTTGGAAAACAATGCTTTTGATCCCCACAAAAAATATTGGCTGCAAACGCTTTCCGGAGACAGAGGGGTATTAGATTTTCCTAGTCAGAAAGCAAGACCAAAAGTGATGACCAATAATGGACAAACGTTAAGAACCTTTCTTTCGGATACGGTTACCAAAAAATTTGAAACGTACTGTAAAACAAAAGGAGGAACCTTATTTACTGGAGTAGTAGCGGTTTGGAACATATTGTTTTACAGATATACCAATCAGAAAGATATTAGCATCGGGTCACCGGTTATGGGCAGAGATCATGTCGATCTTGAAAATCAAATCGGACTTTACTTTAACAATATTGTGATTCGCAATCAAATCAATCCGGAGGACAATTTTGATCAGATATTTGATAAGGTAAAAGAAGCCATGTTTGAGAATATGAAACATCAAATGTATCCGTTCGATAACTTGCTGGACGATTTAACCATAAAAGGTGATACCAGCCGTAATCCTCTGTATGATATTATGATATCCTATCACAATACCGGAGCAGCAGAAAACAATAAAGATTTACTGCTTACACAGGAAGAGACTGATCAGATTGTGGTTCAGGATCAAAAAGGATCAAAACTGGACATGCTTATTAATGTTAAAGAAATAGGAAATCACCTGTATTACAACATTAATTACAACACCGATTTGTACAATCAAAGTTTTATCGAAATCCTGATGAACGACTTTAAGTATTTATTGTCGCAGCTTTTAGAAAACAAAACGGAAAGGATAGATGATATTGATTTCCAGAAAGAAACCAAGCAAATCCTAAGAAGCCTTAATGCCAATAAATTTAAACTGGTTAAAAAATAAAAGCCTTTAGCTTATCGCATTCACAGCGATAAAATTCTTTTTCAAATTAGAGTGCAGAGCCGCGAATCAGGTTGGATCATTTTAGGTCCAATCTGATTGGTAAAGCTCTGAATCTTACGAACTAAATATTTTGATTACAAACACTACAGTCAAAAGCTGTATTCTAAAAAATAAAATTATGATCAATAGTATACAAAAATTAAAAGGGATTAAAGCTCAAAAAGTAACCGATGTTGCACAGGTTGACTATTCAGTATGGCCGGGTCAGGCAGGATTTCCATTGGTAGTTAAACCATCGGCAGTGGGGATGCAGTTAAACGACTGGGTAGCTCAGAACAGAGCTGAATTTCAGGAAAAAGTGAATACTTACGGAGCCATACTTTTTAGAGGATTTCACATTAATACCGTTGAAAAATTTGAGAACTTCAGCAAATTATATGCTGATACACCTCTTGAATATAATTTAAGATCATCCCCTCGATATTCAGTTGGAAAAAATGTGTATCACACGACCACTTATCCTAAAGAATATTCGATCGAAATGCACAGCGAAAGCTCGTATGCGCCTGTTCACCCGAGCAATATTGTGTTCTGCTGCATCGATCCGGCTGACAAACAAGGCGAAACTCCGATAGCCGATAACAAAAAAGTACTGGAGTATTTAAGCGAAAAAACAAGAACCAAGTTTTTGGAAAAAGGAGTGAAATACGTGAGAAACCTCAACGAAGCTTATGGTTTGTCCTGGAAAGAAGTTTTTCAGACCGAAGATCAAAAAGAAGTAGAGAAAACCTGTAACGAACAAGGCATTTCGTTTGAATGGAAAAGCGATACCAACTTAGTTTTAACCTGGACTAAAAAAGCAATTTGGGAACACCCGGCTACAGGAGATTCAGTTTGGTTCAATCACGCTTACTTTTTTAACAAATACGCCTTGGAAGCCTCCTTTTTTGATTTGGTAAACTCAGAAGACCAGCTTCCAAATAACACCTTCTACGGAGACGGAACCGAAATCTCGAAAGAAGAAATCGAAGAAATCAGGGAAGCCTATCAAAAAGCAACTGTTTTATTCCCTTGGGAAAAAGGAGATGTATTGTTCCTGGACAACATGTTGATGTCACACGGAAGAAGCCCTTATGAAGGCAGCAGACAAATTATAGCCTCCTTATTTTAATTTCTAAACCTACCTAATCCAAAAACAAAGTACTGTTCGCGTTCTGTCGGAACAGTTTGAATACCTAATTAATCAGATACTAAAATCATGGAAAAAGAAACAATAAATAACGTTGAAGGATATCAGCTTTCAATAAATCAAATGAACTTATGGAGTGTAGCTGAAAAAAACATACAAAACTATTTTAATCAGGTAGTTATTGATCTGAAAAGCGATGTGACTATAGAAAAGTTAAAACGCGGATTAGCACTCGTAATAAGTAAAAATGAAACCTTATTGTTTAAAATGAACGAGGCGCCAAATGTTGGTTTCCCGGTTCAGGCAGTATCTGAATTAAAGCAGACAGAAATAGTCGAAAGAACGGTTCAATCATTGGATCAGTTTACGATTACAGCAACTGTTCAGGAAAGTTTAGGATACGGGTATGACCCTTTAAGAGATAGTGCGATACGTTTTTGTCTGCTGAAAGATTCGCAAGGAAATCAGGTATTGGCAGTGCGTTTGTTTTCACTTTGGGCAGACAGTTACAGTACCGCCTTTTTATGCAGCGAATTGTCCAAAGTCCTCTTCGACGAAGCTTCATATGAAAAAGAAGAGAGAGAAGTGGTAGAATATCAGGATTTTTCGGCCTGGCAGCAACAGCTGTTCAGTGATCCGGAAGAAGAAGGAGTGAATTTCTGGAAAAACTATCCAACAGATTTAACCAAAGATATTGTACCGTTTAAGAATCGTAAAAACGAGACATTCAGTCCTCAAAGGAAAAACATCTGCACCATTGACGGAGATGCTTATACCGAACTAAAAGCTAAAATGGCTCAGGAAGAGAGTTCAGCAGAACATTTACTATTATCTCAATTCGCGGCTTATCTGTCAAAATTTGACGAAGACTCCTTTACAATCGGATATCTTCCGTTTAAAAGATATTATAACGAACTTGAAAATACATTTGGTTTAGTAGCAAAAATACTTCCGGTAGGTCTGAATGAATTTGCATCATTATCTGAAAAAGAAGCCATTGCATTGGTAAAGAAATCAGTAGCCGAAATCGGAATGTGGTCGGATTATTTCTATGTAAACAGAATTCATGACAAGAAAGTTACTGAAGCTACAACCTTCAACTATGTGTTTGAGTACGCAGAGCTGAATGATAATTATTCTTCAGATACTTTAAAAATAAGAGACCTGTTTAGCGTAACGGATGTTTTTGAAGTAAAAATTAACGCTGTAGATTTTGGTGACAGACTAACCATAGATTTGTATTACGATACAGCTTTGTACTCCGATGCGGCAGCAGTTTTAATGGCTTCTCAGCTTAAGGGAGTTTTTACCAATCAGAATGATGTTTTAGCAGGTCAGGCCATTATAGAGGCGTCAAATGATACTGCTAAAGAGTATGCATCATTTGATTCTATTTTGGCAATCTTTAACGAGCAGGCAGCATTACAGGGAAATAACACGGCTCTGTCTTATAATGATGTTACCATTTCTTATCAGGAGTTAGACGAAAAATCAAATCAGTTCGCTCACTATTTAATTCAGAATTGTGGCATTCAAAAAGCAGACCCTGTTGCGGTTTTACTGGATCGTTCGCCTTATTTTATGATTAGTGTTTTAGGAATTCTGAAAGCCGGAGCTTACTATATTCCAATGGACACGGCTTATCCCAAAGACCGAATTCAATTTGTTCTGGAAGATGCAGCCTGTAAACTACTTATCAGTACACCGGCTATAATTGGGGAAGAAATTTATGCTGATTTAACCGTTCTTGATCCGTCTAAAGAAGAGATATTTCAAACACAAGGCGATACATCACTATTTAATAAAGCCACTCCGGAAGATATTGCCTATTGCATTTACACTTCAGGATCTACCGGAAATCCAAAAGGATGCCTGATCACACATGCAAATCTTTTAAACTACATACAATGGTCGAATGACTATTATTTTACTGATGTAGAAACAGGAAACTGGGGATTGATTACGTCTATTTCGTTTGATCTTACCATAACGTCTCTTTTTACAAGTTTAACCAGAGGGAAGCAATTGTGGATCGGATCGGATGAAAAATCAATAAACGAATTGCTTATAGAAAGTTTTACCAACCCAAATATTGATACTTTAAAATTAACGCCTTCACACCTTTCGTTACTGAAAGAGCTGAATATCGATAAAACAAACGTTAAAATAATTATTTGCGGCGGTGAACAATTAACTCAGAATCAATTGCAGAATGTATGGGACATTAATAAAGACATCCGCATATTTAATGAATACGGGCCAACTGAAACCACTGTAGGCTGTATCGTAAAAGAAATGACAAGCGATCAGGCTGAGGTGCGCATTGGGAAACCTATTGCCAACACGACCATAGCGATTGTAGATCAACAGGGGAATCCTTGCGATATTGGAATGTACGGTGAAATTATAATTTCGGGTGCAGGAGTTGCAAAAGGCTATTTAAACCGTCCGGAACTTAATGCAGAACGTTTTATCGCAACAGAAAAGGGTTCATTATCTTATAAAACAGGAGACATTGCCAGATGGATGGACAACGGAGAGATCATTTACAAACAGAGAAGAGACGACCAGGTCAAAGTAAGAGGTTACCGAATAGAATTAAGTGAAATCGAACAGCAGCTGCTGCAGTATCCCGGGATCCATCAGGCAGTTGTATTAGTAGACAGTAAAAGTGAGAACGAAAAAGAGATTGTTGCTTTTATTGTTTGTTCTCAAAAAGAAGAATCAAAAGAAATTAAAAGATATCTGGAGCGCAAACTACCCGCATATATGGTTCCTTCTTTGATTATAGAAACAGATGCCATTCCGTTAACCGTAAACGGAAAAGTGGATAAAAAATATTTACTAACGTTAAATAAAGGCAGATCATCAAGCGTAGCGTATGTGGCTCCGGTAAATGAACTTGAAACACAAATTACAGCCATTTGGCAAGAAGTACTTCAATTAGACACTGTAGGGACTGAAGATGACTTTTTTGAGTTAGGAGGCCACAGTCTTAAAGCGACACAACTGATCAACCAATACCATAAAGCTTTTGAAGTAAAACTGGGATTAAAAGAAGTATTTTCAAGTACTACCATTAAGGCACATGCTAATTTGATTGGAAACTCAGAAGTAAAAAAACACAGCTCGATACAAAAAGTTCAGGATGCGGAAGATTATCCGGTTTCAGCAGGACAACGCAGATTATGGGTGTTGAGTCAGTTTACAGGAAGTGCCGGAGTGTACAACATGCCTTTTCATCTGACTTTAAAAGGTGCTTATGATGTAAAATGTTTTTCAAAAGCAATAGAAGCTACTATAAGCAGACACGAAGCTTTGCGAACGGTATTTAAAATCAATGCTGAAGGAGAGGTAAGACAGGTAGTCAAAACAATAGAAGAACTGGGGTTCAGTGTAAATTATATGGATTACACAACCGATCTGCATCAGGATACCAACGTAGCCCAGTACATAAAAGAAGACACCTATGCGGCATTTGACCTGACCAACGGACCGTTGGTAAGAGCCAGTATCTTACAGCTTTCAGATGAGGAGTATATCTTTTATTATAACATACATCACATTGTTTGCGACGGCTGGTCAATGAATGTTCTGGCAAAAGATGTCCTGGCGTTATACGAACAGCTTCTGGAAGAGAAAGAACCGGAATTACCGGCACTAAAAATCCAGTACAGAGATTATGCAGTCTGGCAGCAGGAACAATTACAGCAGGAACAAAACAATGTTCATAAAGAATATTGGTTAAAAACGCTGACAGGAGAACTTCCTACTTTAGATCTGCCGTATCAAAAAGCAAGACCGACCGTTAAGA
It encodes the following:
- a CDS encoding TauD/TfdA family dioxygenase encodes the protein MINSIQKLKGIKAQKVTDVAQVDYSVWPGQAGFPLVVKPSAVGMQLNDWVAQNRAEFQEKVNTYGAILFRGFHINTVEKFENFSKLYADTPLEYNLRSSPRYSVGKNVYHTTTYPKEYSIEMHSESSYAPVHPSNIVFCCIDPADKQGETPIADNKKVLEYLSEKTRTKFLEKGVKYVRNLNEAYGLSWKEVFQTEDQKEVEKTCNEQGISFEWKSDTNLVLTWTKKAIWEHPATGDSVWFNHAYFFNKYALEASFFDLVNSEDQLPNNTFYGDGTEISKEEIEEIREAYQKATVLFPWEKGDVLFLDNMLMSHGRSPYEGSRQIIASLF
- a CDS encoding amino acid adenylation domain-containing protein, encoding MEKETINNVEGYQLSINQMNLWSVAEKNIQNYFNQVVIDLKSDVTIEKLKRGLALVISKNETLLFKMNEAPNVGFPVQAVSELKQTEIVERTVQSLDQFTITATVQESLGYGYDPLRDSAIRFCLLKDSQGNQVLAVRLFSLWADSYSTAFLCSELSKVLFDEASYEKEEREVVEYQDFSAWQQQLFSDPEEEGVNFWKNYPTDLTKDIVPFKNRKNETFSPQRKNICTIDGDAYTELKAKMAQEESSAEHLLLSQFAAYLSKFDEDSFTIGYLPFKRYYNELENTFGLVAKILPVGLNEFASLSEKEAIALVKKSVAEIGMWSDYFYVNRIHDKKVTEATTFNYVFEYAELNDNYSSDTLKIRDLFSVTDVFEVKINAVDFGDRLTIDLYYDTALYSDAAAVLMASQLKGVFTNQNDVLAGQAIIEASNDTAKEYASFDSILAIFNEQAALQGNNTALSYNDVTISYQELDEKSNQFAHYLIQNCGIQKADPVAVLLDRSPYFMISVLGILKAGAYYIPMDTAYPKDRIQFVLEDAACKLLISTPAIIGEEIYADLTVLDPSKEEIFQTQGDTSLFNKATPEDIAYCIYTSGSTGNPKGCLITHANLLNYIQWSNDYYFTDVETGNWGLITSISFDLTITSLFTSLTRGKQLWIGSDEKSINELLIESFTNPNIDTLKLTPSHLSLLKELNIDKTNVKIIICGGEQLTQNQLQNVWDINKDIRIFNEYGPTETTVGCIVKEMTSDQAEVRIGKPIANTTIAIVDQQGNPCDIGMYGEIIISGAGVAKGYLNRPELNAERFIATEKGSLSYKTGDIARWMDNGEIIYKQRRDDQVKVRGYRIELSEIEQQLLQYPGIHQAVVLVDSKSENEKEIVAFIVCSQKEESKEIKRYLERKLPAYMVPSLIIETDAIPLTVNGKVDKKYLLTLNKGRSSSVAYVAPVNELETQITAIWQEVLQLDTVGTEDDFFELGGHSLKATQLINQYHKAFEVKLGLKEVFSSTTIKAHANLIGNSEVKKHSSIQKVQDAEDYPVSAGQRRLWVLSQFTGSAGVYNMPFHLTLKGAYDVKCFSKAIEATISRHEALRTVFKINAEGEVRQVVKTIEELGFSVNYMDYTTDLHQDTNVAQYIKEDTYAAFDLTNGPLVRASILQLSDEEYIFYYNIHHIVCDGWSMNVLAKDVLALYEQLLEEKEPELPALKIQYRDYAVWQQEQLQQEQNNVHKEYWLKTLTGELPTLDLPYQKARPTVKTYAGNSLRTYITPEVTNGLKKYGQNQGGSLFIGLLAAWNVLFHKYTAEKDIIIGTPVAGREHADLNDQIGFYINTLPLRNAVDPEQSFESFYQAVKENTLSSYEHQMYPFDNLADDLDLRNDTSRSAVFDVMLMLQNMRDVAENKNLEQTAFYTIEDKGYKVSKFDMDIAFQEQGDYLAFNITYNTDLYSQKAVSCIINHYKQLLEVLVQDPNQQIKNIDYLSKEEKQELIVDFNANAVSYPTDQTLIDLFALQAAKTPENTALSFKNKKYTYQELDQLSNRLANCLRQDHHIVKGDFIGVQLERDASVIISILGIMKAGGVYIPIDTAHPESRKAYIYDDTNIKLLIADKSHITISDDFKGTLFDMVTDFEPDNYSEDLEDVKLTTDDLAYIIYTSGSTGNPKGVMIEHKGIVNTIFAQIELFDITNNDNGLQFASFSFDASISEIFTALLSGACLSVIDREHREDPKMLEKYIIENKIAVATIPPSYLSLMDVNSLRRLKTLITAGEAPVYSKVKEYLELGNYYNAYGPTETSICSAMYGLLKGEDLPLGNIPIGKPIANTQTFILDKDHKIVPVGVIGEICIGGAGLAKGYLNRPELTAEKFIEHPYAENERLYKTGDLGKWLPDGNIEFLGRKDDQVKISGYRIELGEVEQALLAHNQIDEAVVMVEINQFNIKSLIAYIVVSDDTLSLEQLRAFLKNLIPNYSIPSEFIALKQLPITINGKIDKKELGNTPGIKIASEKQYVAPETEKEKLITGIIAEVLGKEAGRVSLQDNFFDLGANSIKIVKILNEINKQLGLDIKVVSLFENPNVEEFLQYLDAVDSQEKQTEQVPEDISEALDEFINLM